A single Pseudodesulfovibrio aespoeensis Aspo-2 DNA region contains:
- a CDS encoding cation diffusion facilitator family transporter — protein MIAASPRRYAIYSIVASILTLALKFGAWGMTGSVGLLSDATESIVNLTAGMLALTAITIAMRPADRSHSYGHGKAEYFSSGIEGILIIVAAIGITYAAVSRFFDPRELVNLGPGLLLALLSSVINFVTARVMLRAAAHFDSITLEADAKHLLTDVWTSVGLVAGLAVLIVMPQWSILDPVIAIVMAGNIVVTGVSLLKRSVSGLMDDALPPDEIERIGAAIRKHQGENATFHGLRTRKSGPRRFIDFHLLLPGKTTVRDAHDLCCVIEDEIKAGLARAEVTIHVEPLESEASYDGRKVGGECEASMVMNEDDSS, from the coding sequence ATGATCGCCGCCTCACCCAGACGCTACGCGATCTATTCGATAGTCGCTTCGATCCTGACCCTGGCCCTCAAGTTCGGGGCCTGGGGCATGACCGGATCGGTCGGCCTGCTCTCCGACGCCACCGAATCCATCGTCAACCTGACCGCCGGGATGCTGGCCCTGACGGCCATCACCATTGCCATGCGCCCGGCAGACCGCAGCCACAGCTACGGCCACGGCAAGGCCGAATATTTCTCCAGCGGCATCGAGGGCATCCTGATCATCGTGGCGGCCATCGGCATCACCTACGCCGCCGTGAGCCGGTTTTTCGACCCCAGGGAGCTGGTCAACCTTGGACCGGGCCTCCTCCTTGCCCTGCTCTCCTCTGTCATCAATTTCGTCACGGCCAGGGTCATGCTCCGGGCCGCCGCCCATTTCGACTCCATCACCCTGGAGGCGGACGCCAAGCACCTGCTGACCGATGTCTGGACCTCGGTCGGGCTGGTGGCAGGGCTGGCCGTGCTGATCGTCATGCCGCAGTGGTCCATCCTGGACCCCGTCATCGCCATCGTCATGGCCGGAAACATCGTCGTTACTGGCGTCAGCCTGCTCAAGCGCTCGGTGAGCGGACTGATGGACGACGCCCTGCCGCCCGACGAAATCGAGCGCATCGGCGCGGCCATCCGCAAACACCAGGGCGAAAACGCCACCTTCCACGGCCTGCGCACCCGAAAATCCGGTCCGCGCCGGTTCATCGACTTCCACCTGCTCCTGCCCGGCAAAACGACCGTGCGGGACGCCCACGACCTGTGCTGCGTCATCGAGGACGAGATCAAGGCCGGGCTGGCCCGGGCCGAGGTCACCATCCACGTGGAGCCACTGGAAAGCGAGGCATCCTACGATGGCCGCAAGGTGGGCGGAGAATGCGAGGCAAGCATGGTCATGAATGAGGACGACTCGTCATGA
- the plsY gene encoding glycerol-3-phosphate 1-O-acyltransferase PlsY, translated as MSILVWIVIAYVLGSVPFGLVIAKTLCNIDPRTDGSRNIGATNIARLCGLKYGIATLVLDISKGLVPVLMASSWIESDLGLSLVVLAAILGHIFSCFMHFKGGKAVATTVGAFLAVSFWGTLLSAAMCLTVVALSGHVSMGSLTLALALPVFMLLTGNAAFVPVALVVMVLLFWRHKENIRRLARGEENPWLKPRV; from the coding sequence ATGTCCATACTCGTCTGGATCGTCATTGCCTATGTCCTCGGCTCCGTCCCCTTCGGGCTGGTCATAGCCAAAACCCTGTGCAACATCGACCCGCGCACCGACGGCAGCCGCAACATCGGCGCTACCAACATCGCCCGGCTGTGCGGCCTCAAATACGGCATCGCCACCCTGGTGCTGGACATCTCCAAGGGACTGGTGCCCGTGCTCATGGCCTCGTCGTGGATCGAATCCGATCTTGGCCTGAGCCTCGTGGTCCTGGCCGCCATCCTCGGCCACATATTTTCCTGCTTCATGCACTTCAAAGGCGGCAAGGCCGTGGCCACCACGGTGGGCGCATTCCTGGCCGTCTCCTTCTGGGGCACCCTGCTCTCGGCGGCCATGTGCCTGACCGTGGTCGCCCTGTCCGGCCATGTCTCCATGGGCTCGCTGACCCTGGCCCTGGCCCTGCCCGTATTCATGCTGCTCACGGGCAATGCCGCCTTTGTGCCCGTGGCCCTGGTGGTCATGGTCCTGCTCTTCTGGCGGCACAAGGAGAACATCCGCAGGCTGGCGCGCGGCGAGGAGAATCCCTGGCTCAAGCCCAGGGTGTGA